ATTCAAAGTATGATATATATATGGTTTTTGTTTCTAAATGATTGGGTATTTGAAAATAGATGAGTTTAATATTTTAAGGAATATAATGATGTTTACTTTTATAATTCATATAGAATATTAAGCAATATAAGTCTGTTGATATATACAAAATATAATGACTGCTATAATGAGTAATCAATAGACACAAAGAGGAGATTATGTGATGAATAATAAAGTATTAGTAACCGGTGGTACAGGGTTTGTTGGCATGCGAATTATTTCACGATTATTAGAACAAGGTTATGACGTACAAACGACGATACGTGATTTAAGTAAAGCTGATAAAGTAATTAAAACAATGCAAGACAATGGCATTTCCACAGAGCGATTAATGTTTGTCGAAGCGGATTTATCACAAGATGAACATTGGGATGAAGCAATGAAAGATTGCAAGTATGTCTTGAGTGTAGCATCTCCGGTGTTTTTCGGTAAAACAGACGATGCAGAAGTGATGGCGAAGCCTGCAATTGAAGGTATACAACGTATTTTAAGAGCTGCAGAACATGCGGGTGTTAAACGTGTGGTAATGACTGCAAACTTTGGTGCAGTTGGTTTTAGTAATAAAGATAAAAATTCAATCACAAATGAAAGTCATTGGACAAATGAAGATGAACCAGGCTTATCAGTATATGAAAAATCAAAATTGTTAGCTGAAAAGGCAGCGTGGGATTTTGTTGAGAATGAAAATACAACAGTAGAATTTGCCACAATCAATCCAGTTGCAATTTTTGGGCCATCATTAGATGCACACGTTTCAGGAAGCTTTCATTTATTAGAAAATTTATTGAATGGTTCAATGAAACGTGTACCGCAAATTCCGTTAAATGTTGTTGATGTGAGAGACGTAGCTGAACTGCACATTTTGGCAATGACAAATGAACAAGCTAATGGCAAGCGATTTATTGCGACGGCTGATGGACAAATTAATTTGTTGGAAATTGCAAAATTAATTAAAGAAAAGAGACCTGAAATAGCTCAAAAAGTTTCTAC
The genomic region above belongs to Staphylococcus aureus and contains:
- a CDS encoding aldehyde reductase, which encodes MNNKVLVTGGTGFVGMRIISRLLEQGYDVQTTIRDLSKADKVIKTMQDNGISTERLMFVEADLSQDEHWDEAMKDCKYVLSVASPVFFGKTDDAEVMAKPAIEGIQRILRAAEHAGVKRVVMTANFGAVGFSNKDKNSITNESHWTNEDEPGLSVYEKSKLLAEKAAWDFVENENTTVEFATINPVAIFGPSLDAHVSGSFHLLENLLNGSMKRVPQIPLNVVDVRDVAELHILAMTNEQANGKRFIATADGQINLLEIAKLIKEKRPEIAQKVSTKKLPDFILSLGAKFNHQAKEGKLLLDMNRNVSNERAKTLLGWEPIATQEEAILAAVDSMAKYHLI